The Astatotilapia calliptera chromosome 2, fAstCal1.2, whole genome shotgun sequence genome includes a window with the following:
- the ndufs8b gene encoding NADH:ubiquinone oxidoreductase core subunit S8b isoform X1 — protein MTIKLWSGLFCFVLFFFTVMKMPLNCLNMIHQSSHISDNCAIGAFLSFIGLPNCGWETRRPSSLSTRCSSPKTDTAFSAQMSAALSLRLLHCYSKQGTFGYGCGAIRPLSLSVQRDGYKYVNAQELPTDMRSITDRAATTLLWTELFRGLAMTMSYLFREPATINYPFEKGPLSPRFRGEHALRRYPNGEERCIACKLCEAICPAQAITIEAETRADGSRRTTRYDIDMTKCIYCGFCQEACPVDAIVEGPNFEFSTETHEELLYNKEKLLNNGDRWEAEIAANIQADYLYR, from the exons ATGACGATAAAATTATGgagtggtttgttttgttttgttttgtttttttttactgtcatgAAAATGCCGTTAAACTGCTTAAATATGATTCATCAGTCATCACATATAAGTGATAATTGTGCAATTGgggcttttctgtcatttatagGACTTCCTAATTGCGGGTGGGAAACAAGAAGGCCTAGTTCCCTTTCCACGAGATGTTCCAGTCCAAAGACGGACACGG CTTTCTCTGCTCAGATGTCTGCAGCACTGAGTCTACGTCTTCTCCACTGCTACTCCAAACAAG GTACATTTGGATATGGCTGCGGTGCAATTCGCCCGCTGAGTCTCAGTGTGCAGAGAGACGGCTACA AGTATGTAAATGCTCAGGAGCTGCCAACAGACATGAGATCCATCACTGACCGGGCTGCCACAACCCTGCTTTGGACCGAGCTCTTCAGAG GTTTGGCAATGACCATGAGTTATCTGTTCCGTGAACCTGCCACCATCAACTACCCATTTGAGAAGGGTCCTCTGTCGCCCCGCTTTCGTGGGGAGCACGCCCTCCGCCGCTATCCTAACGGAGAGGAGCGCTGCATTGCCTGTAAGCTTTGTGAGGCTATCTGCCCTGCTCAG GCTATCACTATTGAAGCTGAGACTCGAGCCGATGGCAGCAGGCGGACCACACGCTATGACATCGACATGACCAAGTGCATCTACTGCGGCTTCTGCCAGGAAGCCTGTCCTGTTGATGCCATTGTTGAG GGTCCGAACTTCGAGTTCTCCACAGAGACCCACGAGGAGctgctatacaacaaggagaagCTACTCAACAACGGAGACCGATGGGAGGCTGAGATAGCAGCCAACATACAAGCAGACTATCTGTACAGATAG
- the ndufs8b gene encoding NADH:ubiquinone oxidoreductase core subunit S8b isoform X2, with the protein MSAALSLRLLHCYSKQGTFGYGCGAIRPLSLSVQRDGYKYVNAQELPTDMRSITDRAATTLLWTELFRGLAMTMSYLFREPATINYPFEKGPLSPRFRGEHALRRYPNGEERCIACKLCEAICPAQAITIEAETRADGSRRTTRYDIDMTKCIYCGFCQEACPVDAIVEGPNFEFSTETHEELLYNKEKLLNNGDRWEAEIAANIQADYLYR; encoded by the exons ATGTCTGCAGCACTGAGTCTACGTCTTCTCCACTGCTACTCCAAACAAG GTACATTTGGATATGGCTGCGGTGCAATTCGCCCGCTGAGTCTCAGTGTGCAGAGAGACGGCTACA AGTATGTAAATGCTCAGGAGCTGCCAACAGACATGAGATCCATCACTGACCGGGCTGCCACAACCCTGCTTTGGACCGAGCTCTTCAGAG GTTTGGCAATGACCATGAGTTATCTGTTCCGTGAACCTGCCACCATCAACTACCCATTTGAGAAGGGTCCTCTGTCGCCCCGCTTTCGTGGGGAGCACGCCCTCCGCCGCTATCCTAACGGAGAGGAGCGCTGCATTGCCTGTAAGCTTTGTGAGGCTATCTGCCCTGCTCAG GCTATCACTATTGAAGCTGAGACTCGAGCCGATGGCAGCAGGCGGACCACACGCTATGACATCGACATGACCAAGTGCATCTACTGCGGCTTCTGCCAGGAAGCCTGTCCTGTTGATGCCATTGTTGAG GGTCCGAACTTCGAGTTCTCCACAGAGACCCACGAGGAGctgctatacaacaaggagaagCTACTCAACAACGGAGACCGATGGGAGGCTGAGATAGCAGCCAACATACAAGCAGACTATCTGTACAGATAG